From the genome of Sphingobacterium sp. UGAL515B_05:
AAACACTCGGGCGCATTTCTTCTTTGTATTGCAATAAAGAGCGGTTAAGGAATTTTTCAAGACGTTCTTGTCCTCCAGCCTGTTGGGACATATGGCGAAGGCGTGCATTGAGGTTGTCATCAACTTCCGTCTCGGTTACATCGATGGAGTCAATTACGGCTTGTTGAGATAATAATTTTTGGACAATTAACTGTTCCAATATACCATCTTTATAGTTTTCATCTGGTTTATTCCCTTGCGCTAACCATTGAGAATATTGCATATCCACGTCGGACTGTAAGATAATGCCCGATCCAACCGTTGCGACAACGCGATCAATAACTTGACGTTGCGCAAGACTGGCCTGAATTGATGCAAACAGCAATAAAAACAATATATAAATGTTTTTTTTCATCCGTATAAATTATTTATGATATTTATGAGTGATCTTCATTTGTATAAATGAACTTCTTCCACTCGGTTATTTGTCCATGATTTATTTTTTTGTCACAAGCATTCACGCTGCCTTCGGCGGTATGCGTAGTAATTGTGTTCAATATATACTTTTTTGAACAACAGCACAAAATTATCAGATTATATGAATTATTCGTACTTTTATTTAACAATATTTTTGTATTCCCAATATTTTAAATGGGTGATTTTAGAATTGTTAAAATTGATGTGCTAAAATACGCATTTGCCTATTAGAAAGGACGGTTTTAACCAAATTTAACAAGTCTATTGACGATATTTACACCTGTAAAATGGAGGGGTTTTTAGATCCTCACACGAGGAATGAATGGAGGAATTTAATCGGGGTCCCGTATAATTTAGAAACAAACTTGATGTAATGGTCTCATTCAACAAATGAGTATCTACATTTATAAAATAATTTCAATGAAAAAAGCATTTATTTATTTGATGACAATTTTACCGCTGGCTAGTTTTGCGCAACAGATTCCTATGTTTGTGGGCACATATACGAGCAAAACCGCGAGCAAAGGCATCTATATTTATAATTTTGATGTTAAAACTGGTGAAACAACTTTGTCGAGCACGCAAGAAAGTAAAGATCCATCCTTTTTGGCGCGAAATAATAACTTTATTTATGCGGTTAATGAGGTTCCAAATCAAGAGGGCACTGTTTCTGCCTATTCTTTTAAGGACGGTCATTTAACTTTTTTAAATTCACTTCCTTCCGGAGGAGAGTCGCCATGTTTTGTTGAGGTACATCCTAAGGGTAACTTGCTCGCCGTGGCAAATTATACAGGCGGATCTGCGGCTCTGTTTGACTTGGAAAGTAATGGTGTTTTAAGCAAAAGAGCACGCTTAATACAACACGAGGGTAAGGGGGTGGACCCCGTACGCCAAGAAAAACCACATGTGCACTCTACGTTTTTCTCCAGTAAAGGGGATAAGTTGTACGTTCAAGACCTCGGTCTGGACGAGATCTCTATCTTTGCGGTCAATAAATCAGGAAATACCTATAGCCTAGCTGATGAATCAGAAGATATCTTTACGCCTGCTGGAGGTGGTCCGAGACATATCATATTTGATAAGAAAGAGAAATTCCTGTATGTTGTATTGGAAATGACCGGTCAAATAGCATCGTATAAGAAAGATGGTGATGCATGGATGTATCAAAGTACTTTTGAAATCAATCCAGAAGGTTTTAAAGGGAATAATGGTGGTGCGGATATTAAGATGTCGGCTGATGGCAAATTTCTGTATGCAACCAATCGTGGCGATGCCAATACAATCGCTACTTTTTCGGTGGAGAAGGATGGGGAACTGAAGAAGCTTTCCAATCTTTCGGTAAAAGGTAAAGGACCGCGCAATTTCAACCTCTCTCCGGATGGTAAGTACCTTTTGGTAGCAAATCAGTATACCAACAACATTGTTTTGTTTAGCCGGGATGCTAAAACGGGTTTGTTAACCGATACTGGGAAAGAAATTGCTGTACCATCGCCTGTTTGTGTTATATTCTAATCAAGACCAGAAATCCGAATAAGAAAAGAAGATTTTTAAGAAAAATAGTACACGTTTTTCTTAAAAATCTTCTTTTCTGCAATCTAATTCACCTTCCTTTTCAAGGTCATTTAAGGTGGTTCCCTTCCATGTTTTTACCCGCTGGATATAGGCCGCCCTACCAATCATGTGTGCCGCGACTGGCGCAGTGAGGATTAGGAAAAATCCAATGGCTATAGCCTTGGTCGTTACGGACACATCCGGGAAGGTCATGGCTGCACAAATGAGCAATAGCCCGACACCCAATGTTGCTGCTTTTACGGTAACTGAAAGGCGTAAATAAAAATCGGGCATCCGCAAGATGCCAATAGATGCAAATAGTATGGCCAATGCCCCGATGGTACTGAGAATGGCTAAAGTAATATCAATCATCTTTGCTTTGTTTTTCTAAATAAAATGAAAATGCGATCGTACCAAGAAATGCGATAAGCGCCAAGATCATGGCAATGTCTAAAAACACCTCCTGGGAAGTTCGTATACTATAAACGGTAATAATGCCGATTCCAATGGTGATAATAAGGTCTAAGGCGATTACACGATCAAATATCTGAGGGCCCTTATACAGCCGAATAAAAGCCAATATGACTGAAATAGTCAAGATCGGAAGGATCACATAGTCAAAATAGCTATTTAAAGTCATCTTAAGAGTTCTAAAAGTCTTCGTTCAACATTATTTTTAAGAGTAGAAACAAATTGTTCCTTGCTTTTCATGTACATGACGTGAATAAAGAGCGTTTTCTTATCTTCACTTACGTCGAGGATAAGTGTGCCGGGTGTCAACGAGATAAAGGTTGAAAGCAGGTTAATTTCCAAATCGGTTTTTGCATCCATGGGATACTTGACAATCGCAGGTTTGATAAAAAACTTGGGGGTTATTACGTCGTATGCAACCTGCACATTGGCGACAATCATTTCCCACAGGAAAAAAAGAATAAAACTCAAGGTTTTGGGGACCCGATAAAAGTAGCGTTGATCTACTTCATTCCTGTTCATAAGCCAGAGGATACCAAATCCCAACATAAAGCCGAATAGGAAGTTGGTGTAATACATCGATCCCGTCAAAGCGACCCAGATGAAGGATAACATGAGGTTCATTAAAAACTGTTTTATCATATCATTTCTGCCCTCCTAATACAGCGTTTATGTAAGGTGATGGATCCAATAATTGTGTCGCGATTTGATCCGCAACATGGATGATAGCTTCGGCATTGAGTCCAATATAGAGAGACGCAGACGCCAAAATAACAACTGGAAGTATGAGCATTGTTCTCTTATAGCCGATCATACCCGCAAATTTATCGTCAATGATTTCCGGATCAGGCGCATCTTTCCAGAATACCTGCGCCCACATTTTAGCGATGACAAACAAGGTGATAAAGCTGCCGATAATCAGGGCTCCCGCGAAAGCATATTTTTCTAACTGGAAAGCGTCTTTGAAAAGATATATTTTTGGCCAAAAGCCCGATAGTGGTGGAATGCCCACCAATGAAAATAGAACAATGGCAAAAAGTAATGAAATCTTTGGATATTGGGCATAAAGTCCACCCAGTTTGGTCATATCCATGGTGCCGCGGAGTTGTCGTATAACACCAGCGATGAGGAATAAGTTCGTTTTGACCATGATATCATGGATCAGGTAAAATACTGCGCCTAATAAAGCCCATTTGCTATATAAGCCCAATCCGCCAATCATAAAACCAATATGACAAACGATCAAATAAGAAAACAACCTTCGGATATTGGTTTTGATCAGTGCGCCAAAAGCACCCGTCAGAATAGTCAATATGGCTAAGACGATAAGCAGTTCCTTGGTAAAATGATTGGGAATAAATAGTAAGGAAAATACGCGGAACAAGGCGTAAATCCCAACCTTGGTCAATAAGCCTCCAAATGTCGCTGCTACGGCCGAAGGTGGCGTATGGTAAGAGGACGGTAACCAAAAATAGAGTGGAAATACGGCGGATTTAATTCCGAAACCGATCAGGAAAAATGTTGCTGTAATTTCTACTAATGCCTGATTTTGTATTTTAGGAATACGGAGGGCCAGGTCGGCCATGTTTAACGAGCCTGAAATGCCATAAAGAATGCCTATTCCTGTTAAGAAAAATGTGGAAGCCAGAATATTCATGGCCATATATTTTACGGCACCTTCCAATTGGGATTTTCTGCCCCCCAAAGTCATCAATACAAAAGAGGAAATAATAATAACTTCAAACCATACATACAGATTGAAGATGTCACCGGTTAGAAAAGCCCCATTGAGCCCCATCATCAAAAAGTGAAAGATCGGGAAGTAACCGTAGAGAATACGCTGGCGCCCTACGCCGACACAGGAAAAGATGGAGACCGCCAGCCCTGCGATTGAAGTTAGGAGTACAAGGGTACTGCTGAAAAGATCGGCAACAAAGACAATTCCAAAAGGAGCTTTCCAATTGGCCGCATTCATGGTCAAAATACCACCATCGTAAACCTTGAAGAATAGTTTAAAGGCAAGAATGAGTGCGAGCAAGCTTCCACCGACACTCAGAAAACGTTGTGCGGTGGATTTGCGCCAAAACATTAGTTGGACAATAGCAATAAATAAATGCACGATAATCGTGGCTATAATGTGGTTGTCTATCATATATCTTCTTCCTCAGGCGTGTTCAAATCATCCAGATCATCAGTACCAAGCAATGCATATACACGCTTGAGTAAAACGATGGCAAAGGAGGTTAGGCCAAAGCTGATCACGATGGCCGTTAAAATAAGTGCTTGCGGAATCGGGTCCGCATAAATATCGGTGAATACCTTCAGATCGGGTCCAATGATAGGTGGTTTACCTTTAATAATGTTTCCCAATAAGAAGATCAAAATATTGGTACCATTGCCCAGTAACATAATCCCCAGCAACAGTTTCACCATGCTTCGACGCAAGATGAGGTATATTCCGGCAGCATAAAGGATGCCGATCAATAACACGAGTATCAGTTCCATTATTCTTCTTCAGTAGTTAAAGCAATTGTAAATAAAATCGTCAGGACGACACCGATGACAACAAAGTATACACCAAGGTCAAAAAATAAGGCCGTTCCTATCATCCCGATAACGGGAATTTTCTCTTCCAGCCAAAGCCCGGTCATGACAGGGTAGCCAAAAAATGCAGGTAAGAACATGCTTATGGCCGAAATCCCCAATCCTATGGGAATAAGTGACAAGGGTTTGTACTGAATCAGTTTCATGGTATTTTGAGGGCCAAAGGCAAAACTATGCAACACAAAGGCAATCGAAGCAACTAAGCCGCCAACGAAACCTCCGCCTGGGTAATAATGCCCCCTGAGTAGAAGGAACACCGAGAAAAGTAAAAGTATCGGTAATAAATACCGCGTAGCGGTCTGTAATATTGTACTGTTCATTTGTTACTATTTAGCAAGGAGCTATTAGCTCATTTGTGCATAACCTTTAACTATCATTATTCTTTATCCGAAGATTTTAAACGTAATTTTAATAAGCTGTATACCCCTAATGCAGCAATACTCAATACCACAATTTCAAACATGGTGTCAAAACCTCTGAAATCGACAAGCAATACATTGACAACATTTTTTCCTTTAGCAAGCACATAAGCATAATCGCCATAGAAATCACTGATATTGGTTGTCGTTGGTTCATGGAGTACACGCAGTGCAACCATGGATAGCAGAATGCCAAAAACGATAGCGACCACGGCGTCGCGAATGATGGTGCGTCGGTTGGCCAAATTCAGGAAAGAGGGGAGCTTAAAGAGTACCAATACGAAGAGTACCACCGTGAGTGTATCGATGGTGAATTGCGTCATCGCTAGATCTGGGGCACTGTAAAATACGAAAATAAGACATATGGCATAACCTACAACACTGGTGGCTACTACGGCAGTTAAACGGGATGAGGTGCGGATGGTAAGTACAATGGCACCGACCAAAATGCAGACTGTGGTGACTTCGTAGAAACTCACTGGCGATAGGGTTTCCCATTTGATATGGAGTGGTCCCCCCAGGTATAACTGGTAGGCGATCAATAATTCGGCAAATAAGATAATTTTCAACAGATACGAACGCAAATAGCCGTTGTGCATTTTGTTGGTGAAGAAAGTAGAGAACAAAACAATTTCCTGCGCACATAATTGAATGATATATTCAGGAGAAATCTTATTGAAATTTGCAATCCAAGCCAATTTTTTCTCGCTGGGCCTGTTTGCGAAATAAAGTAAGGTGCCAGCAGCAATTGTAATAGCGCTTAATAGGAGGATTAAATTAAAGCCATGCCAGATTTTCAGGTGAAATGTTTCCGGTTTTGCGAGTATACTTGTTGCGGTAGGTCCGGCAATCCATTCGCCGACAAGTCCTGGGATGCATCCAAAGACAACTCCTAATATAGCTAAAAGTAAAGGTGGGATCCACATGGCTTTATAGGGCAGGTGGATTGTATTAAATTGCTCGGGCAGCTTACCCATAAAAGGTTTGATACCGGCCATAAATCCGGCAGAGACCAAGAGTATATTTGTTATTACTGCAGCGACGGTCAAATAGAGAAATAAATCGGGTGTGGCATGCAGTGTTGCCTCGTAAATCAGATCCTTTCCAATAAATCCAAATGTAAGTGGAATACCGGCACTGGAAAGTGCCGCTAGGAAACCAGCGATAGCGACAGGCATTAATACCTTGCGTAGCCCCCGCAAGACTGTAAGATCCCGCGTTCCGGTTTCATGGTCTATAATCCCCGTAATCAAGAATAAAGCGGCTTTATATAAGGCATGTACTAGTATAAAGACACTTGCTGCAATAATGGCGTCCTTTGTGCCGAGGCCCAATAAGAAAACCAAAATACCTAGTGCGGATATCGTTGAGTAGGCAAGAACTCCCTTTAAGTCGGTTCTGAAAAGGGAATGGAATGCGGCATAAAGCATCGTGAAGCCACCAATGGCCATGAGAGAATACATCCAGATTGGGTTGCCCCCAAGTATTGGTGAAAAACGGGCCAAAAGGTAGATTCCGGCCTTCACCATGGTTGCGGAATGTAAGTAGGCCGATACAGGCGTTGGCGCTTTCATGGCACCGGGTAGCCAAAAATGAAAAGGAAATTGTGCCGATTTCGTAATAGCACCAAGTGCTACGAGGCCAAAGACCAGCGGGAACAATGGATGCTGCTGAATGAGTGATACTTTACCAATGAGTGCCGTAATATGATAGGTGCCGGCAATATTACCGAGTAAAATAAAACCTGCCAGAAGGAAAAAGCCGCCCAAACCGGTAATAGATAACGCGGTCAATGCGCTTTTTCGTGAGTCCTTGTTGTCATTGTTAAATCCTATGAGAAAAAACGAACTGATCGAGGTCAGTTCCCAGAAGATAAACAGTAATAACATATTGTCCGACAGGACAAGTCCCAGCATCGCCGACATAAATAGACAGAGGTAGCCAAAGAATCGATCGATATACCGATGCCCTTTAAGATAGGCATTGGCGTAGAAAAAGATGCAAGCTCCGATTCCAGTAATCAATAAGGAAAAAAGTAATGATAGTCCATCTAATTTAAAATCCAGATTGATACCTAAAGAGGGTACCCATGACGTCGACTGTACGAAATAGGAGCCTTGACTAATTGGTACAATATATTGCGTAAAGTATAGAAATAGAAGTACCGGTAAGAATGCGAGAATAAAACCCCATTTGGTTTTAAGGAATCGACCAAATGGAACAATAAGGCTCGATGTTATTAATCCTGATAGAACAGTAAATAGCATTTAGTCTTTGTTTTAATTTTTTATTGAAGTGTTTGTTTTACTTGTCAATAAGAACCTTCTACAGTTCATCGTTGCCAACGCTTATATAGCGATGAAGGTTTTTTGAAAGTTTACAATATAGTAAAAAAAAGCGGAAAATGGTGTTTTTTCAGCTGTTTTTCCTATGAATAAATGATAAAAACAGGGATTTTGTTTTGACTTGAGAATAAATTTTTAATGAGAGAATAAGCTTGTAAAAAAGGGCCAAGAGAAGTTAATTTATTGGGAAATAGAATTTTTAAGCCCAGACATTAATATTTTATGTAATAAAAATGTTAAATTTTGTTAAACAATATTAAAAAACTCTATCTTAGAGTAGTTAATCAGCCGCCAAGGACTGTTTCTAATCAATTTTGTTATACCCGTTGGAATTATGGGCTCTGAAGAGAAGTTATTTAGAAGGTATTATAAAAATTTATGCCACTTTGCATGGAAATTTGTGGGAGAATCTTCCGTTGCAGAAGATTTGGTACAGGAAGCTTTTATAACATTCTTTAAGGAGCAACAACGAATGGATGAGTCGGAAACGTTTGTACGAAACTATTTATATACTGCCGTGCGATTTTCTTGTCTGAAGCATTTAAGACATGAAAAAGTAAAAGAAAAGTATTGGACCCGAGTAAAGTTCAATGAGGAAGATGCGCATTCTGTTGAACTGTCCGTGATTCATACCGAAGTGATCAATGAAGTCTATCGAATTATCGCCGAAATGCCTACTGCGTGTCAGCAAATTTTTAAGATGGGCTATTTAGAAGGCTTGTCGAATCTTGAAATTACCGAAAAACTTCAGATCAGCGTAAATACCGTTAAAACGCAAAAACAACGAGGCATGAAGATTTTACTGGATAAGCTGCATCCCGAATTTTTACCCCTTGTTATTTTTTTATTAAAATAATTTTAATTTCTTGTCACCCTTGACGATTCTATAGGGTTTCTAACCTATGGATATGAAAGCTAATACCAATTACATAGCCAAACTCATCAATAAGTTACTTCGTGGTCAAGAAACCATGACGGAGCGTAATGCTATTGAGCAGTGGCGGAAATCGGACAAAACTAACGATGATTTGCTAGAAAGCTTTCGGGACGCAAAAAATATTGAGGAGGATCTTATCTTTTTGGACAATTTGGATGAAGATCGTGCTTGGCATAAAATTCAACATGTTTCCGCTAAAGCAAAGAGAAATTATAGACCATTTCTTCGTGCGGCAGCCATTCTCGTGATATTGCTGGGAACAGCGCTCTTTTATATCCTTCAGCAGAAAGGGAGAGTTTTAGAGAAAGTAGCAATTGTACATCCTGTAAAAGGGGATATTTCACCGGCGCAATCTGGAGCTTTACTCGTCCTGGCGGATGGATCGATTATGCCTTTGGAGAAATCTAACAAAGCTGTTGATCCGAAAATAGTTGCCTTAACACATAAAGATAGTGTTGATCAACTGAATAATCCGAAAGCAGAGACTCGAATACAATTTAATACGCTGGTTGTTCCCAAAGGGAATTTTTATAAATTAAATTTAGAAGATGGTACTCAGGTTTGGGTAAATGCCAACTCTCAGCTTAAATTTCCTGTAAAGTTTAAAGAAAATGAGCGTCGCGTTATCTTGGAGGGGGAGGCTTACTTCGAGGTCGCTCATGATGCTGAGCGTCCTTTTGTTGTGGAATCTAGAGGAAGCGAAGTGAAGGTGTTGGGGACGCATTTCAATATTAACGCTTATAGTAGTAATGTCCGTACGACATTATCCTCGGGAAGGGTTCAAGTTAGCCATTCAGGAAATGTTATTGTTCTTGAGCCCGGAGAGTATGCGAATCTCAAAGATGACCTTCTCAGCAAAGGGAAGGCAGACTTAGATCACGATCTTTCCTGGCATAATAATCAGTTTTATTTTAAGAAAGAAACGATTGTAGAGATTGCCTCTACACTATCTAAATGGTACGATGTTCAGGTTCGATTTAAAAAAGATGTGGCGCTGGATAAGGTGTATAATGGTAATTTTAAACGCGATGTTAAGCTGTCCGAAGTTTTGGAAATGTTGACTTACGTCTGTGATTTGAAATTTGAGCTTCAAGGAAAAGAATTAATTGTCGAAAACAAATAAAAAGGAGTGTTTATGTAAGAAAAATAATACCTAACCTAAAGGTCTTACATAAAAAGTAGAACAGGAATGTTGCAGCATCCCTGTTCCGAAATGATCAAAAGGCCTAGAAATTTTTAAAGCGAATTAAGTAAACCCAATTAACCACAAAAAGTAAATGTATGAATAACTTACCATTTGGCAAAACGTGGCGACTGATACCTCATGACCCACGGTTTTGTAAACCTTTACGTATTATGAAAATTAGTACCTGCCTTCTTTTCGCCTTTGTGACCGGAGTTCAAGCCAATGGCCTTGCACAGAAAGTTACTTTGAAGATGAAAAATGCAAGAATTGAAGAAGCATTGAATGCGATTTCCAAACAATCCAATTTGCAATTATTTTATGGGGAGAATGTTGATTCTAAGGTGAGGGTCAATGTGAACTTAAAAAATGCTTCAGTAGAAGAAGCATTGAATTCTGTCCTACGCAACAATCATATAGACTATAAGATTATAGCAAATACGATTTCAGTTAATGGCGAGGAAGGCATTCGTTCGGATCGAAATGCGCTGCAACAGGGTATTTCTGGAACTGTTAAGAGTCAGGACGGAAAAGGGTTGAGCGGAGCGACAGTAACCGTAAAAGGAACCTCTATTTCAACACAGACTGACGACTTGGGCCATTTTAAAATCAATGCTTCTACATCGGCTGTTTTGGTTGTACGGTATGTAGGATTTGGCACACGGGAAGTCTCTATGGAGGGTAAGTCAACCGTAAATATTACACTTACAGCTAATGATTTAAAATTAGACGAAGTCAACGTGGTTGCGACTGGATATCAGAATCTTGATCGTAAGTTTTTCACGGGTGCATCCACGAAAATTGATGCGAAAGAAGCCGAACGAGCTGGGGTTCCTGATGTTTCCCGGATGTTGGAAGGCCAAGCAGCGGGTGTCTCTGTTCAAAACGTATCTGGGACATTTGGTGCAGCACCAAAAATTCGGGTACGGGGCGCAACCTCATTAACTGGGGATAATAAACCTTTATGGGTAATTGATGGTGTCATCCTAGATGAGGCTGTCAATATCTCCAACGAAGCATTGTCTACAGGAGACGCAAATACACTTTTAGGCTCTTCTGTAGCTGGGCTAAATCCCGACGACATCGAATCGATTACCGTTTTGAAAGATGCTGCCGCAACTGCGATGTATGGTGCTGCTGCGATGAATGGCGTGGTCGTCGTGAATACAAAAAAAGGTAAAAATACAGATGGGCAGGTACATTTTAATTATTCCGGAAACTTTACGACTTATATTAAACCCAACTATAATCAATTCGATATAATGAATTCTGCTGAGCAGATGCAGTTGGTAATTGATATGGAAAACAAAGGTTATCTCAATCACTCTCAGGTTTCGAGAGCAGGAACAGGAGGGGTATTTACCAAAATGTATAATCTCATGTATGAGTATGATCCAAACACCGATTCTTTCAAACTCAGAAATGATGCTCCTTCTCGCTATAATTTTTTACAACGTTATGCAAACGTGAATACAGATTGGTTTGACTTATTGTTTAGAAATAGTTTTGTACATGACCATTCGTTGAGTATGAGTACTGGGACTGCAAAGGCACAGACCTATGCTTCAACGAGTTTTATGAATGACCCCGGTTATACGCTTGGTAATCAGGCAAAACGTTTTACGGCTAATATCCGTAATAACTATAAAATCAATGATAAATTGAGTACAGAGTTTATTTTTCAGGGAAATATTCGTGATCAACGTACGCCTGGAACTCTAAATCGTAACTCCGATGCCGTTTATGGTAGTTATTCCCGGGACTTTGACATTAACCCATATTCCTATGCGCTAAATACCAGTCGTATTATTACACCGTACGATGAAAATGGTGACTTAGAGTATTTCACGCGAGATTATGCACCATTTAATATCTTCAATGAACTTGATAATAACTATATCAAACTAAAATTGATGGATATTAAAGTTCAGGCTGGTTTAACGTATAAGATTTTGCCCTCTTTGACCTATTCAGCAACCGGAATGTATCGTTATTATAATTCTGAAAGGCAACATATGATCACGGAGAATGCCAACCTTTCTAAAGCCTATCGGGCAAATCAAGACCAAACTGTCAATAGCGGAAATCGCTTTCTCTATGCTGATCCCGATTTTCCAAATACCGATAAATATGTTATTCTTCCCAATGGGGGATTTTTTAATGTTGCCAATAACAATATGATTAGTTATTATATGCGGCATAATTTAGAATTCAACAAAAAGTGGAATGACCATACCATGAACTTGTTTGGAACCTATGAACTCCAATATGCGGATAAGCAGAGCCACGATTTTAATGGGCCAGGAATCGAATATGGAAATGGCAATCTGGTTTTACCTGCCTATCGGTATTATAAAAAACAGATTGAATCTGGCGATTCACCATTTGCGATGAACTATACTTATGACCGCAAATTAGCTTATGCATTGCGCGGCGCTTATAATTATAAAGATAAATACTCATTTAACTTTACAACACGTTATGACGGAGCCAATAAAATGGGGCGGACGAATGTTGCAAGGTGGTTACCGACCTGGAACGTATCGGCAGCATGGGATATCGATCAAGAGAATTTCTTTAATAGAGATAATAAGATCTTGTCACGTGCTAGGTTAAGGGGAACTTATGGTCTGGTTGCTAATATGGGGAATGCTTCCAATTCTTCGGCTGTTTTCTATAATGCTATTACTTATAGACCTTACGACGGAGAAAAAGAAGGCAAGATTAGTATAAGTGGCCTAGAAAACTCCGAGCTAACCTGGGAGAAAATGTACGAACTTAATATTGGTACAGATTTAGGATTCTTGAACGATCGAATCGATCTGAACTTTGATTATTACCGGCGTAATATATTTGATTTAATTGGGCCAATTCGTACTTCAGGGATTGGTGGACAATTTGAGAAATTAGCAAACTACGCTGATATGAAAGGTCATGGGGTTGATATTCAGGTTGGCGGATATCCATTTAAAGACCCGAATGGTTTTACTTGGCGTACACAGCTTACACTTGGTTTTAACAAAACGAAAATTACCAAATTAAATGTAACTCGCAATATCTGGGATTTGATTTCCGGCGAGGGTGGAGCAATGGTCGGCAAACCTCATAGAGGTTTGTATTCTCTGGACTTTGATAAATTGGCCGCCAATGGAGGTTATCCGACTTATATCGGTACAGATGGTACTCCGGGTGAAACTTATTTCTGGTTTCAGGACAATCAAACGGAGTTTCTTAAATATGAAGGTCCTGTGGATCCGACGCTTGCCGGAGGTTACTACAACCGATTGGAATATAAGAACTTTAGTTTTTCCTTTTTGTTGAAGTTTGGTTTGGGCAATATGGTTCGTCTACAGCCTAATTATTCTCCTGTGTATCTAGATATGTATAATGTATCAAGGGAACTGATCAATCGTTTTATTTACAAAGGCGACGAATATTTAACAGTAATTCCTTCTACACTCGATGGGTTAACTGCAGAATTTGATGTCCAGAATGCTGCCGGTAACCGTACGGCATCTGTTTATTCTTATAATGCTTACAATTATTCATCAGAACGTGTAGCAAAAGGTGATTATCTACGTTTATCGCAAATTTCCGTGGGATATAATATTCCCAAATCTGTTGTCAGTAAAATTAAATTTAGAACTGCGCAAGTAAATTTGGTGGGGAATAACCTATGGTTGATTTATTCAGATAAAAAATTAAATGGAGTCGATCCTGAGTTCTATAACAATGGAGGGGTAGCCTTACCCGTTCCGAAGCAAGTAACTCTATCTGTAAAATTG
Proteins encoded in this window:
- a CDS encoding SusC/RagA family TonB-linked outer membrane protein; protein product: MKISTCLLFAFVTGVQANGLAQKVTLKMKNARIEEALNAISKQSNLQLFYGENVDSKVRVNVNLKNASVEEALNSVLRNNHIDYKIIANTISVNGEEGIRSDRNALQQGISGTVKSQDGKGLSGATVTVKGTSISTQTDDLGHFKINASTSAVLVVRYVGFGTREVSMEGKSTVNITLTANDLKLDEVNVVATGYQNLDRKFFTGASTKIDAKEAERAGVPDVSRMLEGQAAGVSVQNVSGTFGAAPKIRVRGATSLTGDNKPLWVIDGVILDEAVNISNEALSTGDANTLLGSSVAGLNPDDIESITVLKDAAATAMYGAAAMNGVVVVNTKKGKNTDGQVHFNYSGNFTTYIKPNYNQFDIMNSAEQMQLVIDMENKGYLNHSQVSRAGTGGVFTKMYNLMYEYDPNTDSFKLRNDAPSRYNFLQRYANVNTDWFDLLFRNSFVHDHSLSMSTGTAKAQTYASTSFMNDPGYTLGNQAKRFTANIRNNYKINDKLSTEFIFQGNIRDQRTPGTLNRNSDAVYGSYSRDFDINPYSYALNTSRIITPYDENGDLEYFTRDYAPFNIFNELDNNYIKLKLMDIKVQAGLTYKILPSLTYSATGMYRYYNSERQHMITENANLSKAYRANQDQTVNSGNRFLYADPDFPNTDKYVILPNGGFFNVANNNMISYYMRHNLEFNKKWNDHTMNLFGTYELQYADKQSHDFNGPGIEYGNGNLVLPAYRYYKKQIESGDSPFAMNYTYDRKLAYALRGAYNYKDKYSFNFTTRYDGANKMGRTNVARWLPTWNVSAAWDIDQENFFNRDNKILSRARLRGTYGLVANMGNASNSSAVFYNAITYRPYDGEKEGKISISGLENSELTWEKMYELNIGTDLGFLNDRIDLNFDYYRRNIFDLIGPIRTSGIGGQFEKLANYADMKGHGVDIQVGGYPFKDPNGFTWRTQLTLGFNKTKITKLNVTRNIWDLISGEGGAMVGKPHRGLYSLDFDKLAANGGYPTYIGTDGTPGETYFWFQDNQTEFLKYEGPVDPTLAGGYYNRLEYKNFSFSFLLKFGLGNMVRLQPNYSPVYLDMYNVSRELINRFIYKGDEYLTVIPSTLDGLTAEFDVQNAAGNRTASVYSYNAYNYSSERVAKGDYLRLSQISVGYNIPKSVVSKIKFRTAQVNLVGNNLWLIYSDKKLNGVDPEFYNNGGVALPVPKQVTLSVKLGF